The proteins below come from a single Myxococcales bacterium genomic window:
- a CDS encoding PilT/PilU family type 4a pilus ATPase, which translates to MEREKLHRLLRLGVEKGASDIHFQVGCLPLYRFHGELVELRYKVLTPNDTEEIVKILLEDEPSSQNLDFNELDIAYELPDEGRFRVNISRQRKFFNIVLRVIPLQIKTFQDLNLPSVLREISQLRRGYVLVTGATGMGKSTTLATMINEINQVRKSKIVTVEDPIEFVFTHDKSIITQREIGTDTNSFPDALRAALRQDPDVIMVGEMRDLETVDTSLKAAETGHLVFSTIHTGDVASTISRLVSFFPTEEQLQVRARLAENLTAVISLRLLVNKKKNGRVPAVEVMRSTRTIQELIKDPAKTHEITEYLGRSRSEGMQNFDQHLIDLMRANKISLETALNAATNPADFQTKIDLEGSMDEPEEIESKPDVPFEIESDGRF; encoded by the coding sequence ATGGAACGTGAGAAGCTACACCGCCTCCTGAGACTTGGAGTTGAAAAGGGCGCCTCCGACATCCATTTCCAGGTCGGCTGCCTTCCGCTCTACCGTTTTCACGGTGAACTGGTCGAACTCCGCTACAAAGTCCTGACCCCCAACGATACCGAAGAGATCGTGAAGATTCTGCTCGAAGACGAACCTTCGTCTCAGAATCTGGACTTCAACGAACTCGACATCGCCTACGAGCTACCCGACGAAGGCCGCTTCCGGGTCAATATTTCCAGACAGCGCAAGTTCTTCAACATCGTGCTGCGTGTGATCCCACTTCAAATCAAGACTTTCCAGGACTTGAATCTGCCCTCCGTATTGCGCGAGATCTCACAGCTGCGCCGGGGCTACGTGCTGGTGACTGGGGCCACGGGCATGGGCAAGTCGACAACCCTGGCCACCATGATCAACGAGATCAACCAGGTTCGAAAGTCGAAGATCGTTACCGTCGAAGATCCCATCGAATTCGTTTTCACCCACGACAAGAGCATCATCACCCAGCGCGAGATCGGCACGGACACGAACTCCTTTCCCGATGCCCTGCGAGCCGCCCTGCGCCAGGATCCCGACGTGATCATGGTCGGCGAAATGCGCGATCTCGAAACAGTCGACACCTCACTCAAGGCTGCCGAGACCGGGCACCTGGTCTTTTCGACGATCCACACCGGGGATGTGGCTTCCACGATCAGCCGATTGGTGTCTTTCTTCCCAACGGAAGAGCAGCTCCAGGTGCGCGCAAGACTCGCTGAGAATCTAACTGCCGTCATCTCGCTGCGCTTGCTGGTCAACAAGAAGAAAAACGGGCGAGTGCCCGCTGTCGAAGTCATGCGCTCAACTCGTACGATTCAAGAGTTGATCAAAGATCCGGCCAAGACCCACGAGATTACCGAGTATCTCGGACGCAGTCGGAGCGAAGGGATGCAAAACTTCGACCAGCACTTGATCGATTTGATGCGCGCCAACAAAATCTCTCTGGAGACTGCCCTGAATGCCGCGACCAACCCGGCAGACTTCCAGACCAAGATCGATCTCGAAGGCAGCATGGACGAACCCGAAGAAATCGAAAGCAAGCCGGATGTCCCCTTCGAAATCGAATCCGACGGGCGCTTCTGA
- the fliN gene encoding flagellar motor switch protein FliN, with protein MAGNDATQVLPDVNEATVAADKAQVGAGLTVVMDVPLRLSVEIGSTQLLVREILQLTKGSIVELDRMNGEPADIYVNERLVARGEVTVVEDRLAVKVVEVVSTESLAGRTR; from the coding sequence ATGGCGGGAAACGATGCGACTCAAGTACTACCGGATGTGAACGAGGCGACCGTCGCGGCTGACAAGGCCCAGGTTGGGGCGGGCCTGACCGTGGTGATGGATGTTCCGCTTCGTTTGAGTGTGGAGATCGGCAGCACTCAGCTACTCGTTCGCGAAATCTTGCAGCTGACCAAGGGATCGATCGTCGAACTCGACAGAATGAACGGCGAGCCGGCAGATATCTACGTCAACGAACGGCTCGTCGCGCGAGGGGAAGTGACGGTGGTCGAAGATAGATTGGCCGTGAAGGTCGTCGAGGTGGTCTCAACTGAATCCCTTGCCGGTCGAACGCGCTAA
- a CDS encoding sigma-54-dependent Fis family transcriptional regulator, translating to MARILVVDEQPSVCMQVTEILQEVGHEVHSEHAGEEALRLCRAIEFDVVLVDLQREAMKSLDLLKVIRHEQPEISVVIMSGVGSIEAAVDAMRLGAQDYLRKPINRERLIGVVQMSVKERTIEHRGALEESDPLTIAAESGIIGRSRAIRELMEMVLKIARTDSSVLITGETGTGKELVGRAIHRLSPRVDKVFSAINSAAFPETLLESELFGHRRGAFTGASSNKKGIFEHAHGGTVFLDEVADMPAPMQVKLLRFLQTGEIRPVGSECTRFVDVRLVAASNKPLEEEVAAGRFREDLYYRLAVIPIHVPALRERLEDISVLSKHFIKGFAKKLGKRITGLDPRALDVLMTHDWPGNVRQLENSIERGAALCRGERIMVEDMPIRLREASLVREGETIQSLQVMERAHILSTLERVGWNRKQAAELLQISTTTLWRRLKEFGIEQHQVGDGALKVVSGPGPLVATDR from the coding sequence GTGGCTAGGATTCTTGTTGTCGACGAACAGCCGAGTGTTTGTATGCAAGTTACCGAGATACTTCAAGAAGTGGGACACGAAGTCCACTCGGAGCACGCGGGGGAGGAAGCACTCCGTCTGTGTCGAGCGATCGAGTTCGATGTTGTCCTGGTCGACCTCCAACGTGAGGCGATGAAGAGCTTGGACTTGCTGAAGGTAATTAGACATGAGCAACCGGAAATATCGGTGGTCATCATGTCAGGAGTTGGAAGTATCGAGGCTGCAGTCGATGCAATGCGTCTGGGAGCCCAGGACTATCTCAGAAAGCCGATCAACCGCGAGCGTTTGATTGGAGTCGTGCAGATGTCGGTGAAGGAGAGGACGATCGAGCATCGCGGCGCGCTAGAAGAAAGTGACCCCCTCACCATTGCCGCCGAGTCGGGAATTATCGGACGCTCACGTGCAATTCGTGAGCTGATGGAGATGGTCCTGAAGATCGCCAGAACCGACAGCAGCGTGCTCATCACCGGAGAGACCGGGACAGGCAAGGAACTCGTCGGTCGCGCGATTCACCGTCTGAGTCCTCGGGTCGACAAGGTCTTTTCGGCGATCAACTCAGCGGCCTTTCCCGAGACCTTGCTCGAAAGTGAATTGTTCGGACATCGACGGGGGGCATTTACCGGCGCATCGAGCAACAAGAAGGGAATCTTCGAACACGCTCATGGCGGCACGGTATTTCTCGACGAAGTTGCCGACATGCCAGCACCCATGCAGGTCAAGCTTTTGCGATTCCTGCAAACCGGAGAAATTCGACCGGTTGGATCCGAGTGCACCCGTTTTGTCGACGTGCGGTTGGTCGCAGCATCGAATAAGCCGCTCGAAGAGGAAGTGGCGGCCGGGCGGTTTCGAGAGGATCTCTACTATCGGCTGGCGGTGATTCCCATCCACGTTCCAGCCCTGCGAGAACGGCTCGAGGACATCTCGGTGCTGTCGAAACACTTCATCAAGGGCTTCGCCAAGAAGCTCGGAAAGCGGATCACCGGTCTCGACCCCCGTGCCCTCGACGTGCTGATGACCCACGACTGGCCCGGAAATGTTCGACAGCTCGAAAACTCGATCGAGCGAGGTGCGGCGCTGTGTCGTGGTGAGCGCATCATGGTCGAGGATATGCCGATTCGCCTGCGCGAGGCGTCGCTGGTTCGCGAAGGGGAGACGATCCAGAGTCTTCAGGTGATGGAGCGAGCTCACATTCTTTCCACCCTCGAGCGCGTAGGATGGAACCGCAAGCAAGCCGCCGAACTCCTTCAGATCTCCACCACGACACTGTGGCGACGATTAAAGGAATTCGGCATTGAACAGCATCAGGTGGGAGACGGGGCACTGAAGGTCGTGTCGGGTCCTGGCCCACTTGTTGCCACCGATCGCTAG
- the flhB gene encoding flagellar biosynthesis protein FlhB, with translation MADEEKTEAATPRKLEKAREKGDVPQSQDVPILLLLIVAFIALVSPLGENIAVMWAQLARDAWGGRLILPDTVGDLTVLIQYSASEIARVLLPFGLLFVLISCVSLWAQVGFLFTTEKLRFKLTNLNVAKGLKRLFGLDRFYKLLKSIVKLSVYSVIVYSLVAPDFEQIMSLLDAGVIATLLHAGDLLKRVMIYILLVSVIFAAIDLMWVRYRYTKKMKMTKQEVRDEIKQRQGDPKVRAQIRKKQLAMAGSRMLEAVSKADVVVTNPTHYAVAIQYRPPEITTPRVVAKGRNKLALKIKEEARRSGVPIVENPPTAQLLYKLVAVDQEIPENLYKAVAELLAYIFRLDPGSRRGWKQAS, from the coding sequence ATGGCCGACGAAGAAAAGACAGAGGCGGCCACACCGCGAAAATTAGAGAAAGCTCGTGAGAAGGGCGACGTTCCCCAGAGCCAGGATGTTCCCATTCTGCTGCTCCTGATCGTGGCGTTTATCGCGCTGGTCTCTCCGCTGGGGGAGAACATCGCAGTGATGTGGGCGCAACTCGCTCGCGACGCCTGGGGTGGCAGGTTGATTCTGCCCGATACCGTCGGGGATCTCACCGTGTTGATCCAATACAGCGCCAGCGAGATTGCGCGCGTACTGCTGCCGTTCGGGCTTCTCTTCGTGTTGATTTCCTGCGTATCGCTCTGGGCTCAGGTCGGCTTTTTGTTCACTACCGAAAAGTTGCGCTTCAAACTCACGAACCTCAACGTGGCCAAGGGGCTAAAACGACTGTTCGGGCTAGATCGTTTCTACAAGTTGTTGAAGTCCATCGTCAAGCTCTCCGTCTATTCGGTGATCGTTTACTCCCTCGTGGCGCCCGACTTTGAACAGATCATGTCACTGCTCGACGCGGGTGTGATTGCAACCCTGTTGCATGCTGGCGACCTGCTCAAAAGAGTCATGATTTACATTCTCCTGGTGAGCGTGATCTTCGCGGCGATTGATTTGATGTGGGTGCGATATCGCTACACGAAAAAAATGAAGATGACCAAGCAGGAAGTGCGGGACGAGATCAAGCAACGCCAAGGTGATCCGAAGGTTCGTGCCCAGATCCGCAAGAAGCAACTCGCGATGGCGGGCTCGCGCATGCTCGAAGCTGTTTCAAAGGCAGACGTCGTCGTGACCAATCCCACGCACTACGCGGTCGCGATTCAGTATCGACCCCCTGAAATCACTACGCCCAGGGTTGTTGCGAAAGGGCGCAACAAGCTCGCACTCAAGATCAAAGAAGAAGCGCGTCGCTCTGGAGTGCCCATCGTCGAGAATCCGCCCACGGCACAGTTGCTCTACAAGCTCGTCGCCGTAGACCAGGAGATCCCCGAGAATCTCTACAAGGCTGTTGCGGAGTTGCTCGCATACATATTCCGACTGGATCCGGGTAGTCGTCGCGGCTGGAAGCAGGCGTCATGA
- a CDS encoding OmpA family protein, whose amino-acid sequence MDPDEAEDHVCEEGAPAWLATMGDLMSLLLVFFVLMLSFANMDKQLFLEAMGSVQAALGFKLENPGHFKTQSNSVVELSEQKSTPFLDIMNMPTKNQAPSNDQAMMQKVEQAIAENNLARIIEAKSSERGIIVRVKGHALFKPGSDILLPESFVFLDEIVRLTEEFPYELSIEGHTDSSPISSARFPSNWHLSAARAIAVLQYMVDSGGLDPSMLSAAGFANTRPLVEGDSEESHSVNRRVEFVYLRDPNKRRESRAQKKAREESTVQADSTESS is encoded by the coding sequence TTGGACCCGGACGAAGCCGAAGACCACGTCTGCGAAGAGGGCGCTCCGGCGTGGCTCGCAACGATGGGCGACTTGATGAGTCTGCTGCTCGTCTTCTTTGTCCTCATGCTTTCGTTCGCAAATATGGACAAGCAGCTGTTTCTCGAGGCGATGGGTTCAGTACAAGCTGCTCTCGGCTTCAAGCTCGAAAACCCAGGACACTTCAAGACCCAGAGCAACAGTGTTGTCGAGCTTTCGGAGCAAAAATCGACACCGTTTCTAGACATCATGAACATGCCCACCAAGAACCAGGCGCCGAGCAACGATCAGGCGATGATGCAGAAGGTGGAGCAAGCGATCGCGGAGAACAATCTCGCTCGCATCATCGAAGCGAAGTCATCCGAGAGGGGCATCATTGTCCGTGTCAAAGGACACGCCCTCTTCAAACCGGGGTCCGACATTCTTCTTCCCGAGTCGTTCGTGTTTCTCGATGAGATCGTAAGACTGACTGAAGAGTTTCCATACGAACTTTCGATCGAAGGTCATACTGACTCGAGCCCGATCTCCTCAGCCCGATTTCCGAGCAACTGGCATCTATCTGCTGCCCGCGCGATTGCGGTACTGCAATACATGGTGGATTCTGGAGGACTCGACCCCAGCATGCTGAGTGCTGCCGGTTTTGCTAATACCCGTCCTCTGGTCGAAGGCGATAGTGAAGAGTCTCACTCTGTAAATCGCCGAGTCGAGTTCGTCTATCTTCGCGATCCCAATAAGCGCCGAGAGTCCCGAGCGCAGAAGAAGGCGCGAGAAGAGAGTACTGTTCAGGCGGACTCGACCGAGTCATCCTAG
- a CDS encoding response regulator, whose product MGDSPGLCAALARSLRHPALRVRIAETGALGLAMLRREKIDFVIAELNLSPGGGIGFLETTRLEFPETTRVLITGECDIAVIRDAIRRSDVSFFLGKPWDAQSLRELVRNLLLVEWPTRAQEPAIAADFEAESRANSVSERLWPVSSPDLVCDSLARTRSRAEASFAQCETEGELAAVLGRAFARFVQPHQLWWWDQHQGILSRIDERSSAALSFDRSRLAPKLSRVLASINGASRPFVFGLNRMMANESVSSRSILAIPVVAGDQCLASVLVVTGQAQSVSGWPLDLAECLTDALGPTLQRIRQTALKRAKRCDRDRRIAERLRKTVAGVSRALASIEPRGQNDRSDCEAVQLIRSETLQLSNLAEELQGVVSSKGCEAS is encoded by the coding sequence GTGGGTGACTCTCCAGGATTGTGTGCCGCACTGGCACGCTCGTTGCGCCATCCTGCCCTTCGTGTTCGCATTGCGGAAACCGGTGCACTTGGTCTGGCGATGCTCCGCCGAGAAAAGATCGACTTCGTGATCGCCGAGCTCAATCTTTCTCCCGGAGGTGGAATTGGCTTTCTCGAGACGACCCGGCTCGAGTTTCCTGAGACAACCCGGGTCCTGATTACTGGCGAATGCGATATCGCGGTCATTCGCGATGCCATTAGAAGATCCGACGTCTCGTTCTTCCTGGGCAAACCTTGGGACGCACAGAGCCTGCGAGAACTCGTTCGCAACTTGTTGTTGGTTGAGTGGCCGACCCGAGCACAAGAACCGGCAATCGCGGCGGATTTTGAAGCGGAGTCTCGCGCAAATTCTGTGAGCGAAAGACTTTGGCCGGTCTCATCGCCGGACCTCGTCTGCGATTCTCTTGCGCGGACCCGTTCTCGCGCGGAAGCAAGCTTTGCACAGTGCGAAACCGAGGGGGAGCTAGCCGCTGTTCTGGGCCGTGCCTTTGCTCGATTCGTTCAGCCCCATCAGCTCTGGTGGTGGGACCAACATCAAGGGATCCTGAGTCGAATCGACGAACGCAGCTCCGCAGCTTTGAGCTTTGACCGCAGCCGGTTGGCCCCCAAGCTCAGTCGCGTTCTCGCTTCGATCAACGGAGCGTCGCGCCCGTTCGTGTTCGGGCTCAATCGGATGATGGCCAACGAGTCCGTATCCAGCCGAAGCATTCTCGCCATCCCAGTGGTTGCCGGAGATCAATGCCTGGCGAGTGTGTTGGTGGTGACCGGCCAGGCGCAGTCTGTCTCCGGATGGCCGCTCGACCTCGCCGAATGCCTGACGGATGCCCTCGGTCCGACGTTGCAGCGCATTCGTCAAACAGCATTGAAACGGGCCAAACGATGCGATCGAGATCGGCGGATCGCCGAACGCCTGAGAAAAACCGTCGCCGGAGTGAGTCGAGCATTGGCGAGTATCGAACCCCGTGGGCAAAACGATCGAAGCGACTGCGAAGCGGTTCAATTGATCCGCAGCGAAACGCTGCAGTTGAGCAACTTGGCAGAGGAACTCCAGGGAGTTGTCTCGAGCAAGGGCTGCGAAGCATCTTGA
- a CDS encoding flagellar biosynthetic protein FliR has protein sequence MNWDFAIDPIVYVLLASVRLLAMLQTAPVFREEGVPRRVRTALALIIAYTLAPVPGDTVDWKTWGGADLLLVVFVEITIGLLIGLAANLVFVGFSMMGDFISTQGGLSASRVLDPSSGVSSTALARTFNGFGMLVFLAIDGHHELIKVVAITFNEIPMGLGVPDIGSYLALVHSGSVMFETAVRLAAPITVAIFIQNVATGVLSKSLQQLNLMVVQLPAHIGILLVILGFGAGDFINAIQNMLEASLGRVMAVVLGAA, from the coding sequence ATGAATTGGGACTTCGCTATCGATCCCATTGTCTATGTTCTGCTCGCGAGTGTGCGTCTGCTCGCCATGTTGCAGACCGCTCCAGTTTTTCGCGAAGAAGGGGTTCCGCGTCGGGTGCGTACCGCCCTCGCGCTCATCATTGCCTACACGCTGGCCCCGGTTCCCGGGGACACGGTCGATTGGAAGACATGGGGAGGAGCCGACCTCCTACTCGTGGTCTTTGTCGAGATCACGATCGGCCTGCTGATCGGTCTGGCGGCCAACCTCGTGTTCGTCGGTTTTTCGATGATGGGAGACTTCATTTCTACCCAGGGAGGGCTTTCCGCGTCTCGCGTTCTCGACCCTTCATCTGGCGTGAGTTCGACCGCATTGGCTCGGACGTTCAATGGCTTTGGCATGTTGGTGTTCCTCGCAATCGATGGCCATCACGAATTGATCAAGGTTGTGGCGATCACTTTCAACGAGATTCCCATGGGCCTCGGTGTGCCGGACATCGGTAGTTACCTGGCCTTGGTGCACTCGGGGTCGGTGATGTTCGAGACTGCGGTGCGCCTTGCGGCACCCATTACCGTGGCGATTTTCATTCAAAACGTCGCGACGGGGGTACTTTCGAAGAGCTTGCAGCAACTCAATCTGATGGTGGTTCAGCTGCCGGCTCATATTGGGATCCTTCTCGTCATCCTTGGATTCGGTGCGGGTGACTTCATCAATGCGATACAGAATATGCTCGAGGCGTCCCTCGGTCGCGTCATGGCCGTCGTGCTCGGGGCAGCCTAA
- a CDS encoding flagellar biosynthetic protein FliQ — translation MTIEEVSSLLRMTLYTTLVVSSPILGVALVVGLSVSIIQSATQINEQTLTMVPKIACVFGMFALLFPWIMRTIIDFATQVLVMVAAK, via the coding sequence GTGACGATCGAGGAAGTCAGTTCGCTGCTGAGGATGACCCTTTACACCACCCTGGTGGTGTCGTCACCAATTCTGGGCGTGGCGCTCGTGGTCGGTCTATCCGTCTCGATCATTCAATCGGCGACGCAGATCAATGAGCAGACGCTGACGATGGTGCCCAAAATTGCATGCGTGTTCGGCATGTTTGCCCTGTTGTTTCCGTGGATCATGAGAACCATCATCGACTTCGCGACACAAGTGCTCGTCATGGTCGCGGCGAAATAA
- a CDS encoding MotA/TolQ/ExbB proton channel family protein produces the protein MDLGTVVGLVLAFALIASAMMLGGGIAPFMDAQSALIVIGGTLSATMVCQKLPNVKAAMALLMQAVFDKTSPMDELIPVIIHLAAKARKEGLVSLEGETIEDPFMARGVRLGVDGLSPEIIKSTLDSELSAMKSRHASGQDIWKFMCATAPSMGLIGTIIGLVQMLQSLDDPDSIGPAMAVALLTTLYGAVLAFLVFGPIATKLAARTADEVSAKKLTIVGVESILKGDNTMVIQSKLEAFLSPHEREKLAAEK, from the coding sequence ATGGATCTAGGTACAGTCGTTGGCCTTGTGCTCGCGTTCGCATTGATCGCCAGCGCGATGATGCTTGGCGGAGGGATTGCTCCGTTTATGGACGCCCAGAGCGCGCTGATCGTGATCGGTGGGACCCTTTCCGCAACAATGGTGTGTCAGAAGTTGCCAAACGTAAAGGCGGCGATGGCACTGTTGATGCAAGCGGTATTTGACAAGACGAGTCCCATGGATGAACTGATTCCCGTAATCATTCACCTCGCCGCGAAGGCCCGCAAGGAAGGACTCGTCTCTCTCGAAGGCGAGACGATTGAAGATCCATTCATGGCTCGGGGCGTGCGGCTTGGCGTTGATGGTTTGAGTCCGGAAATCATCAAGAGCACTCTGGACAGCGAACTCTCAGCAATGAAGAGCCGCCATGCAAGCGGGCAGGATATCTGGAAATTCATGTGTGCGACCGCGCCTTCGATGGGGCTGATCGGAACCATCATCGGCCTGGTGCAGATGTTGCAAAGCCTCGATGACCCGGATTCGATCGGGCCGGCCATGGCAGTCGCGTTGCTGACTACGCTGTACGGCGCAGTTCTCGCATTTCTCGTCTTTGGTCCCATTGCGACAAAGCTCGCGGCTCGGACTGCTGATGAAGTCAGCGCCAAGAAGCTCACGATCGTTGGGGTCGAGTCCATTCTCAAGGGCGACAACACCATGGTGATCCAGTCGAAGCTCGAGGCGTTCCTATCGCCTCACGAGCGCGAGAAGCTGGCAGCGGAGAAGTAG
- the fliP gene encoding flagellar type III secretion system pore protein FliP (The bacterial flagellar biogenesis protein FliP forms a type III secretion system (T3SS)-type pore required for flagellar assembly.), with amino-acid sequence MWETASALSVVLGFIVLVAALVRGLGFANRNSGSRSMRIVDTISLGGRQKLHVVEVKGESLLIGSTDNSVNLLRELSETDEVELVEEDERPPQDIPWTDRLRDVARATFVFLLLYSLSPGSAAADILELGPAQLTLVLDDATTPARISSTLQIVALLTLISVAPSMILMMTCYARVLIVLTLLRQAMGTHQLPPRQVLVSLALFTTFYVMAPVGEEIYENALVPYTAEEIDVAEAATRAALPVREYLLSHTRQKDLALFYDLSDLEPPESREEVGFRMLLPAYLISEIRTAFEIGFMIYLPFLIIDILVASMLISMGMMVLPPMMISLPFKLMLFVLLDGWNLLIRALVTGLQ; translated from the coding sequence GTGTGGGAGACGGCGTCAGCGCTGAGTGTCGTCCTCGGCTTCATCGTTCTCGTTGCTGCTCTCGTTCGTGGACTGGGGTTCGCGAATAGAAACTCTGGTTCCCGGTCAATGCGAATTGTCGATACGATTTCACTCGGTGGGCGGCAAAAACTCCACGTGGTCGAAGTGAAGGGCGAGAGCCTGCTGATCGGTTCGACTGACAACAGCGTAAATCTGCTCCGGGAATTGTCCGAGACCGACGAAGTCGAGTTGGTCGAGGAAGATGAGCGTCCGCCCCAGGACATCCCGTGGACTGACCGGCTGCGCGACGTGGCGAGAGCCACGTTTGTATTCTTGCTGTTGTATTCCCTGAGTCCCGGAAGTGCAGCGGCAGATATTCTCGAGCTGGGTCCAGCCCAATTGACGTTGGTCCTGGATGACGCCACGACCCCTGCACGGATCTCCTCGACGCTTCAGATCGTCGCTCTCCTGACATTGATCTCCGTCGCGCCGTCAATGATCTTGATGATGACCTGTTACGCACGTGTCCTGATCGTGCTTACGCTGCTTCGCCAGGCGATGGGCACCCATCAACTTCCGCCGCGGCAAGTTTTGGTCTCCCTTGCACTGTTCACGACGTTCTACGTGATGGCACCCGTGGGCGAAGAGATCTACGAGAACGCCCTGGTTCCGTACACAGCCGAGGAAATTGACGTGGCAGAGGCGGCCACCCGGGCGGCCCTGCCGGTACGCGAATACTTGTTGTCCCATACCCGCCAAAAGGACCTTGCGCTCTTCTATGACCTGTCGGATCTGGAACCCCCGGAAAGCCGGGAAGAAGTTGGATTCCGCATGCTCTTGCCCGCGTACTTGATCAGCGAAATTCGCACGGCATTCGAAATTGGATTCATGATCTATCTCCCATTCTTGATCATCGACATTCTCGTCGCCTCGATGCTTATATCGATGGGCATGATGGTATTGCCTCCGATGATGATTTCATTGCCTTTCAAACTCATGCTGTTTGTGCTTCTGGATGGGTGGAATTTGTTGATCAGGGCCCTGGTTACAGGGCTTCAGTAG
- a CDS encoding FliM/FliN family flagellar motor switch protein: MKNTESQEPVLSPEELEVLLERLSEKGGTASWSGLSRKEVGTEARLVSHSLQRASEVFADRISRSMSNVFQTSIRFTLIDWRDTEPEEFEQLMVPTDRAVVFDLVPGAGRGILLIGRTFLFHLFCINLGASTGLKKTAPPVRAYTSIEQRFYRSFSEDLLERLGECWSDGTKIDPKITGLIERKHVQEEIPEDLYLATFDVSGFGDVCRMRVAVPKAAFEDRIAAAREVASLSGAQVEETVLDMGLEFRAEIGSVQMSLRDFSNMSVGDVIPLDRVDGDELLTTVAGIPKFHAIRGAVGRRLAVQLTDRI; encoded by the coding sequence ATGAAGAATACAGAATCCCAAGAGCCGGTACTCAGCCCGGAAGAACTCGAAGTTCTTCTCGAGCGCCTGTCCGAAAAGGGCGGTACTGCGAGCTGGTCTGGCCTGAGTCGGAAAGAAGTCGGAACCGAGGCGCGCCTGGTTTCGCATTCTCTTCAGCGAGCCTCAGAAGTATTTGCTGATCGCATTTCGCGGAGCATGTCGAACGTCTTTCAGACATCCATTCGCTTCACGTTGATTGACTGGCGTGACACTGAGCCGGAAGAATTCGAACAGCTCATGGTGCCTACCGATCGCGCTGTCGTGTTTGATCTGGTCCCCGGCGCCGGCCGCGGGATCCTGTTGATCGGAAGGACATTTCTATTTCATCTATTTTGCATCAATCTCGGAGCGAGTACGGGTTTGAAGAAGACTGCGCCTCCCGTGCGCGCCTACACATCCATCGAGCAGCGCTTCTATCGAAGTTTTTCCGAGGATCTACTGGAGCGGCTCGGTGAATGCTGGTCAGACGGGACAAAGATCGATCCCAAGATTACGGGTCTGATCGAGCGCAAGCACGTGCAAGAGGAGATCCCCGAAGATCTGTATCTCGCGACCTTCGACGTGAGTGGTTTCGGAGACGTCTGCCGAATGCGCGTCGCGGTTCCCAAGGCCGCGTTCGAGGATCGAATCGCTGCGGCCAGAGAGGTTGCATCACTGAGCGGTGCTCAAGTCGAAGAGACAGTTCTGGACATGGGGCTCGAGTTCCGCGCCGAGATAGGCTCGGTCCAGATGTCTCTCAGAGATTTTTCAAACATGTCCGTGGGCGACGTGATCCCCCTCGATCGCGTCGATGGAGACGAACTGCTCACGACTGTCGCTGGGATACCGAAGTTCCATGCGATTCGAGGAGCGGTGGGTCGGCGCCTGGCGGTTCAATTGACGGATCGAATTTGA
- a CDS encoding flagellar basal body-associated FliL family protein — protein sequence MAKEEANQEEVSSSGGIPWLLIAGAVVLSLAAGAGGAFFILSGQSAPAPVEDTEAAAAAAAELREAEGEGFKERLYSLEPFVVNVTGDGYSRYLKVKVELEADSPELKTEIDARLSQVRDAVIVLLSSKKLSDITDFEGKALLKQDIFERVNDVLETGKLKSVLFTEFVVQ from the coding sequence ATGGCCAAAGAAGAAGCAAATCAAGAAGAGGTGTCATCCAGTGGCGGGATCCCCTGGTTGCTGATCGCTGGTGCAGTCGTGTTGTCCCTCGCCGCAGGGGCGGGCGGAGCGTTCTTCATTCTGAGCGGACAATCGGCGCCGGCTCCAGTCGAAGATACGGAAGCGGCGGCTGCGGCCGCGGCTGAGCTGCGAGAAGCCGAGGGCGAAGGATTCAAGGAACGCCTTTACTCCCTCGAACCGTTCGTTGTGAACGTGACCGGAGATGGGTACAGCCGGTACCTCAAGGTGAAGGTCGAACTCGAAGCCGACAGCCCCGAACTCAAGACCGAGATCGACGCGCGTCTCTCCCAGGTTCGCGATGCCGTGATCGTGTTGTTGTCGAGCAAGAAGCTCTCAGATATCACCGATTTCGAAGGGAAGGCGTTGCTGAAACAGGACATTTTTGAACGGGTAAACGATGTCCTGGAAACCGGTAAATTGAAGTCAGTGCTGTTTACGGAATTCGTCGTGCAATGA